Genomic DNA from Niabella ginsenosidivorans:
CAAATAAAACGATCGCATCTACAAAGAATAAAGCAGCCAGTAAACAGGCACGATCGTCCTGTCCGATGACCGGACGTTCCGGGCCTTTCAATTTTCTTACAGAACTATCTGCATTCAGCCCTACGATCAGCCGGTTGCCGCAGGCCGCCGCCCGGGCAAGGGATTGTACATGCCCTGCATGCAAAATATCAAATACGCCGTTTGTAAATACCACTTTTTTACCAAGCGCTTTCCATTCGTTACGCTTTCTGAGGGCATCTTCTGCGGAAAGTATTTTTGCTTTTATTATCTTTTCCTGTTCGGATAACATTTCCCTATTTTTTATTTTGGGCGGCAATTGCCGCTATTTCATCAATGGTTACAGCTACGCTGCCCACTTTGCTTACTGCCACTGCAGCGGCATAATTGGCCAGCTCACAGGCCGTTTTAATATCCAGGCCGATAGCCAGGAAATATCCCAGCGAAGCAAAAACCGTGTCGCCTGCACCTGTAACATCAAAGACTTCATTGGCTTTTACCGGAAAATTATGGTACTCTTTTTTTGAGATCAGATCCAGGCCTTCTTCTGATTTGGTTACCACCAGGTAGTTGCACTTTATTTTTGCAAGCATTTTTTTTGCAATAGCGTCCAGCTCCTTATCATTGGCGATCCCCTCTACAACAGCGGCTTCTGCCAGTTCCCTTTTATTAGGCTTTATAAGATATGCCCCGGAATATTTTTCATAATACAATCCTTTGGGATCTACTATTACTTTTTTCCTTTTCTTGGTGCACAGCCTGATCAGCTTTTGAGTAAAGGAAGGCGATAATACGCCCTTATTATAGTCAGAAAGCAGCACCATATCCGCCGCCTCCAGTTCTTTTTCAAGTCCCGCCAGCAGTTGTTGCTCCAGGGCGCTGTTCATATTCTCCGTTACCTCCTTATCCACCCGCAGCAGTTGGTGATTGCCTGCCATCATCCGCGATTTAATGGTGGTAGGGCGGCCAGGATCTACCAGGATACCGGCCGTATTGATCAGTTCATCATCCAGTTGTTTCACCAATGCCCTTCCCGCATCATCATTGCCCACCAAACCGCCTATGGCAACCCGGGCATTCAGTTGCAGCAGGTTTTGTGCAACGTTGCCTGCTCCACCCGGGGTAACCGTTTCATTCTTTGCGCTTAACACGGGCACGGGTGCTTCCGGCGACAGCCTTTTTGCTGCGCCCCATATATAATGATCCACCATCAGATCGCCCACTACTAAAAGGGCCGGCCGCTTTTTTGATCGTATGACGGTTTTCAATACCTCCTTTATTCCCATAACTACTTGTAATTTCAGCAAAGTAACGTTTTAATGGGAGAAAATCCATGTTCCCGGGCGCATTGTCCAGGCTATTCAAAAATTATTTTTACAGTAGGGCATTAATGATTAATTTTTCAGAAAATATTGTTCCATGCCTTTTAAGAGATATATTTTAATCCCTATCCTATATATGACCCTTTTTACTGCCTGCAGCCGAAAAGACAAGAACAGCAATGTAACAACATCTGCATTGACAACACAGCACTTACTGGCAGATTCTCTATTCCTGTATGCAAAGCAGATCTATTACTGGAATACCGCATTGCCTGACCAGACAGCATTTCAACCGGACGGCTATGTGCAAAGCGATACCTTGAGCGGCTTGCAGAGTGAGTTGCTGGCTTTAACACGGTATCCCAAAAACCCGGCTACAGGTTTGCCCTATGAACAGGCGATCTATTATGATGATACCGGGGTGGCCCGAAATGACAATACGCAATGTAAATATTCTTATATTGAAAAAACGGCGGATCTATACGGTGGGGGCCTCACTTCTGTGATTGCTGACCCCCAAAAAACCGGAACCCTGAAAATGACACTGGACGGAAAGGAAAATGAACTGGGTTTTGCCATAGGCTTTATACCAGTTTCCCTTTCCGCTGACACGAAGGAAAAGATCCCTTATTCCGATAAAGACAGCTCCGTTGCATATGTCCGTTTTGTAACAAAAGGATCACCGGCCTATAATGCCGGTTTAAGAAGAGGGCAGATCA
This window encodes:
- the rfaE2 gene encoding D-glycero-beta-D-manno-heptose 1-phosphate adenylyltransferase, with the translated sequence MLSEQEKIIKAKILSAEDALRKRNEWKALGKKVVFTNGVFDILHAGHVQSLARAAACGNRLIVGLNADSSVRKLKGPERPVIGQDDRACLLAALFFVDAIVLFEEETPRSLIVLLMPDVLVKSADYTIEQIAGAKEVLENGGAVELMPFLPGISSSAIIEKIRTGK
- the rfaE1 gene encoding D-glycero-beta-D-manno-heptose-7-phosphate kinase, with amino-acid sequence MLKLQVVMGIKEVLKTVIRSKKRPALLVVGDLMVDHYIWGAAKRLSPEAPVPVLSAKNETVTPGGAGNVAQNLLQLNARVAIGGLVGNDDAGRALVKQLDDELINTAGILVDPGRPTTIKSRMMAGNHQLLRVDKEVTENMNSALEQQLLAGLEKELEAADMVLLSDYNKGVLSPSFTQKLIRLCTKKRKKVIVDPKGLYYEKYSGAYLIKPNKRELAEAAVVEGIANDKELDAIAKKMLAKIKCNYLVVTKSEEGLDLISKKEYHNFPVKANEVFDVTGAGDTVFASLGYFLAIGLDIKTACELANYAAAVAVSKVGSVAVTIDEIAAIAAQNKK